In Pyxicephalus adspersus chromosome 12, UCB_Pads_2.0, whole genome shotgun sequence, a genomic segment contains:
- the ZC2HC1C gene encoding zinc finger C2HC domain-containing protein 1C isoform X1 gives MLHLQHTSGFHGNSVHGPCSTQRSLLPLWCLAGLQKTFYYFLLSSLHSQVSMAKLRMAPYTYPEGLSDSRLPTLQAPKMLSRLEMLKNDYQERSLRAKEEKMMTLLTQQQDRISQRVNGSSLHSGHPSSPHKPFQELQQHPYSGLWAPEERAWASNWTVTKRTAGIDRAHPLKPVYHHKSTTHGTDSHHPPSANITRYKTSGPVQEQVRSKSGPARTDSWQQLEKKQFSLEAEIRRKEALLREKLRKTEEELRRIQKEKEEAEIEDRQAPAIQDNRRVRAITTQRRTTKTYQYSKYNEEGESPDYPIGDRLYQDLEDKCQIQEPTSDTKTKQLSRQTPDNILINGSSHSSPHGDHTIKSFRSAHVEEDNGEDLAPCQLCGRNFMVQRLEKHMQVCQKMLNYKRKVFDSSKARAKGTDLEQYLHTKGRTKDPTTQIKGSSWRQKHESFIRTIRQARLVQNVVSKGGNPSDLPAPPPEENPDYVTCPHCTRRFAPRAAERHIPKCETIKSKPRPPPARRR, from the exons ATGCTCCACCTCCAACACACCTCTGGTTTCCATGGTAATAGTGTCCATGGTCCCTGCAGTACACAGAGATCTCTCCTTCCTCTATGGTGCCTTGCAGGCCTCCAgaagactttttattattttttactttcatcTTTACATTCACA AGTCAGCATGGCAAAGCTTAGGATGGCTCCATACACCTACCCTGAGGGGTTGTCTGATTCCAGGCTTCCTACACTGCAAGCCCCCAAAATGCTGTCCCGCCTGGAGATGTTAAAGAATGACTACCAAGAACGAAGCCTCCGAGCCAAAGAGGAGAAAATGATGACTCTGCTGACACAGCAACAAGATCGCATCTCCCAGAGGGTCAACGGCTCCTCACTGCACAGCGGCCATCCTTCATCTCCACATAAACCATTCCAGGAGCTCCAGCAACACCCATACTCTGGTCTCTGGGCCCCAGAAGAGAGGGCGTGGGCTTCAAATTGGACAGTGACTAAAAGGACCGCTGGCATAGATCGCGCACATCCCCTTAAACCGGTCTATCACCACAAATCCACCACACACGGCACAGACAGCCATCATCCTCCATCAGCAAATATCACCAGGTACAAGACTTCCGGTCCAGTACAAGAACAGGTAAGGTCCAAATCCGGCCCGGCACGAACTGACTCATGgcaacagctggaaaaaaaacaattcagccTAGAAGCCGAGATTCGCAGAAAAGAAGCACTGCTGAGAGAAAAACTGCGGAAAACAGAGGAAGAATTACGCCGCAtccaaaaagagaaagaagaggcaGAGATAGAAGACAGACAAGCCCCAGCAATTCAGGACAATAGGAGAGTAAGGGCAATTACAACCCAGAGAAGGACAACCAAGACTTACCAATATTCCAAATATAATGAGGAAGGGGAGAGCCCAGATTATCCTATAGGGGATAGACTCTATCAAGACCTAGAAGATAAATGTCAGATCCAGGAGCCGACCTCAGACACAAAGACAAAACAGCTCAGCAGACAAACACCAGATAATATTCTGATAAATGGCTCATCCCATAGCTCACCGCATGGTGATCACACCATCAAATCCTTCAGATCTGCTCATGTGGAGGAGGACAATGGAGAGGACCTAGCTCCATGCCAGCTGTGTGGGCGAAACTTCATGGTGCAGCGTCTAGAGAAACATATGCAGGTCTGCCAGAAGATGCTAAACTATAAGAGAAAAGTGTTTGATTCTTCCAAAGCCAGGGCCAAAGGGACCGACCTGGAGCAATACCTACACACCAAGGGGAGGACCAAAGACCCCACCACACAg ATAAAAGGCAGCTCCTGGCGCCAGAAGCACGAGTCCTTCATCCGCACCATCCGTCAGGCCCGTTTGGTGCAGAATGTTGTGTCCAAGGGAGGAAACCCATCTGATCTCCCTGCACCCCCACCAGAGGAAAATCCTGATTATGTGACGTGCCCTCACTGCACTCGTCGCTTTGCTCCACGTGCTGCTGAACGCCATATACCAAAGTGCGAGACAATAAAGAGCAAACCTCGTCCCCCTCCAGCTCGGCGGCGCTGA
- the ZC2HC1C gene encoding zinc finger C2HC domain-containing protein 1C isoform X3 has product MAKLRMAPYTYPEGLSDSRLPTLQAPKMLSRLEMLKNDYQERSLRAKEEKMMTLLTQQQDRISQRVNGSSLHSGHPSSPHKPFQELQQHPYSGLWAPEERAWASNWTVTKRTAGIDRAHPLKPVYHHKSTTHGTDSHHPPSANITRYKTSGPVQEQVRSKSGPARTDSWQQLEKKQFSLEAEIRRKEALLREKLRKTEEELRRIQKEKEEAEIEDRQAPAIQDNRRVRAITTQRRTTKTYQYSKYNEEGESPDYPIGDRLYQDLEDKCQIQEPTSDTKTKQLSRQTPDNILINGSSHSSPHGDHTIKSFRSAHVEEDNGEDLAPCQLCGRNFMVQRLEKHMQVCQKMLNYKRKVFDSSKARAKGTDLEQYLHTKGRTKDPTTQIKGSSWRQKHESFIRTIRQARLVQNVVSKGGNPSDLPAPPPEENPDYVTCPHCTRRFAPRAAERHIPKCETIKSKPRPPPARRR; this is encoded by the exons ATGGCAAAGCTTAGGATGGCTCCATACACCTACCCTGAGGGGTTGTCTGATTCCAGGCTTCCTACACTGCAAGCCCCCAAAATGCTGTCCCGCCTGGAGATGTTAAAGAATGACTACCAAGAACGAAGCCTCCGAGCCAAAGAGGAGAAAATGATGACTCTGCTGACACAGCAACAAGATCGCATCTCCCAGAGGGTCAACGGCTCCTCACTGCACAGCGGCCATCCTTCATCTCCACATAAACCATTCCAGGAGCTCCAGCAACACCCATACTCTGGTCTCTGGGCCCCAGAAGAGAGGGCGTGGGCTTCAAATTGGACAGTGACTAAAAGGACCGCTGGCATAGATCGCGCACATCCCCTTAAACCGGTCTATCACCACAAATCCACCACACACGGCACAGACAGCCATCATCCTCCATCAGCAAATATCACCAGGTACAAGACTTCCGGTCCAGTACAAGAACAGGTAAGGTCCAAATCCGGCCCGGCACGAACTGACTCATGgcaacagctggaaaaaaaacaattcagccTAGAAGCCGAGATTCGCAGAAAAGAAGCACTGCTGAGAGAAAAACTGCGGAAAACAGAGGAAGAATTACGCCGCAtccaaaaagagaaagaagaggcaGAGATAGAAGACAGACAAGCCCCAGCAATTCAGGACAATAGGAGAGTAAGGGCAATTACAACCCAGAGAAGGACAACCAAGACTTACCAATATTCCAAATATAATGAGGAAGGGGAGAGCCCAGATTATCCTATAGGGGATAGACTCTATCAAGACCTAGAAGATAAATGTCAGATCCAGGAGCCGACCTCAGACACAAAGACAAAACAGCTCAGCAGACAAACACCAGATAATATTCTGATAAATGGCTCATCCCATAGCTCACCGCATGGTGATCACACCATCAAATCCTTCAGATCTGCTCATGTGGAGGAGGACAATGGAGAGGACCTAGCTCCATGCCAGCTGTGTGGGCGAAACTTCATGGTGCAGCGTCTAGAGAAACATATGCAGGTCTGCCAGAAGATGCTAAACTATAAGAGAAAAGTGTTTGATTCTTCCAAAGCCAGGGCCAAAGGGACCGACCTGGAGCAATACCTACACACCAAGGGGAGGACCAAAGACCCCACCACACAg ATAAAAGGCAGCTCCTGGCGCCAGAAGCACGAGTCCTTCATCCGCACCATCCGTCAGGCCCGTTTGGTGCAGAATGTTGTGTCCAAGGGAGGAAACCCATCTGATCTCCCTGCACCCCCACCAGAGGAAAATCCTGATTATGTGACGTGCCCTCACTGCACTCGTCGCTTTGCTCCACGTGCTGCTGAACGCCATATACCAAAGTGCGAGACAATAAAGAGCAAACCTCGTCCCCCTCCAGCTCGGCGGCGCTGA